One Triticum dicoccoides isolate Atlit2015 ecotype Zavitan chromosome 4B, WEW_v2.0, whole genome shotgun sequence genomic window carries:
- the LOC119295057 gene encoding B3 domain-containing protein LOC_Os12g40080-like, whose protein sequence is MNEDCENCAFWRDHYYWEHMGDEKKQFSAVAKGDFKNSIRIPRELSTHLRSRISDTIKLSAPNGRAYDVVVTWEFGELVLRSGWDAFVTAHHIEENDTFLFIYHGNSNFEIHIFNSHGCEKMASCFQSPSEIFGIFPPSEPCDHHVLNGQAAPNPRHVQTQVEFDYTMSTGCHLTKSQDEKVVEIARKIRSEIPLYVAIMKKLNVNVKDCSINIPLRLVSHLKEEAGSAIIKLEAPDGNIYNVRASKHSEDQVVLQSDWDAFVAANHIQLNDLLIFHSKGKTRLKVLALDPSGCEKNSSCLDTKNFSKTGEGSVWITDARPCTVEIIDLTSSGDDRTEREDAGRSSGRRKQVPGSHAKARKMASASSPSTKSGPDTHKLKHPISNNDNLQGPYRPPYILARGITLTGCVEKKVQEKVQAIGSELPIYVAVMTKSCVSGNLFSLEFCREYASTLPGRDQTLILELEDKEWHTTLHIKGSRKIIYRGWSKFACDNNLQLGDICLFKMAERRTRGLAMRVHIICKSGVFL, encoded by the exons ATGAACGAGGATTGTGAGAACTGTGCTTTCTGGAGGGATCATTACTACTGGGAACACATGGGTGACGAGAAGAAGCAATTTTCTGCTGTAGCCAAGGGTGATTTCAAGAACAGCATC CGTATACCACGGGAACTTTCAACCCATTTGAGGAGTAGGATCTCTGACACCATTAAACTCAGCGCTCCTAATGGCAGGGCATATGATGTTGTGGTGACCTGGGAATTCGGCGAGCTAGTTCTTCGGTCTGGCTGGGATGCATTTGTTACTGCACACCATATAGAAGAAAATGACACATTCTTGTTCATCTACCATGGGAATTCCAACTTTGAGATTCATATATTTAATTCACACGGTTGTGAGAAGATGGCTTCCTGCTTTCAATCACCTTCAGAGATCTTTGGAATCTTTCCTCCCAGTGAGCCTTGTGATCATCATGTGCTGAATG GACAAGCTGCGCCTAATCCAAGACATGTTCAGACGCAAGTTGAGTTTGACTATACCATGTCAACTGGATGCCATCTAACCAAATCACAAGATGAGAAAGTTGTAGAAATAGCCCGCAAAATAAGGTCTGAGATTCCTTTGTATGTGGCAATCATGAAGAAACTTAATGTCAACGTGAAGGACTGCTCTATC AACATACCATTGAGGCTTGTGAGCCATTTAAAAGAGGAGGCAGGTAGTGCTATTATCAAACTAGAAGCCCCTGATGGTAACATATACAATGTTCGAGCTAGCAAGCACAGCGAGGATCAAGTTGTCCTCCAATCTGATTGGGATGCTTTTGTAGCTGCTAATCACATACAGTTGAACGACCTCCTCATTTTCCATAGCAAGGGAAAAACTCGTCTCAAAGTTCTTGCACTGGACCCAAGTGGCTGTGAGAAAAACTCATCATGCTTGGACACAAAAAATTtctccaagactggtgaaggttcaGTTTGGATTACTGATGCACGCCCTTGTacagtagaaattattgatctgacCAGCTCTGGCGATGATCGCACTGAGAGAGAAGATGCTGGAAGATCatctgggaggcggaagcaggtacCAGGTTCTCATGCAAAAGCTCGGAAGATGGCTTCGGCGTCATCCCCATCTACAAAATCAG GACCTGATACTCACAAGCTGAAACATCCCATTTCCAACAATGACAATCTTCAGGGGCCTTATAGGCCTCCCTATATTTTAGCCAGAGGGATAACTCTAACCGGATGTGTGGAGAAGAAAGTTCAGGAGAAAGTCCAAGCAATTGGATCTGAACTTCCTATCTATGTGGCAGTGATGACCAAAAGCTGTGTTAGTGGCAACCTCTTTTCTCTG GAATTCTGCAGGGAATATGCTTCAACTCTTCCAGGCAGAGATCAAACTCTCATACTTGAGCTGGAGGACAAGGAGTGGCACACGACATTACACATCAAAGGAAGTAGGAAGATCATTTACAGAGGCTGGTCAAAGTTTGCCTGTGACAATAACCTGCAGCTGGGAGATATCTGCCTCTTCAAAATGGCAGAGCGGCGCACGAGAGGCCTTGCGATGAGGGTCCATATCATTTGCAAATCGGGCGTATTTCTGTAG
- the LOC119295058 gene encoding zinc finger CCCH domain-containing protein 43-like, with translation MPTMNGEHIEDPTDLFEVEDGNSYLELEDNNDVESNKAPGQKIKEVEKQRAAAIAASPKTKRKQQKNPTVQECRHLAYIMAGSTSVTSSTDVPRGHGIKDVIKLAVQSGAKECSDLFFTATKLFVNVDYRKMFSALETNEGRLDWLNRMHEEM, from the exons ATGCCGACCATGAATG GTGAGCATATAGAAGACCCCACTGATCTCTTTGAGGTTGAGGATGGCAACAGTTATCTGGAACTGGAAGACAACAATGATGTGGAAAGCAACAAGGCACCTGGCCAGAAAATAAAGGAAGTGGAAAAGCAGAGGGCTGCTGCCATTGCTGCTAGTCCAAAGACGAAACGAAAGCAACAAAAGAACCCTACGGTTCAGGAGTGCAGGCATCTGGCATACATAATGGCTGGTAGCACTTCGGTGACATCTTCGACTGATGTTCCAAGAGGCCATGGGATTAAAGACGTCATCAAGTTGGCTGTGCAATCTGGGGCGAAGGAATGCAGCGATCTGTTCTTCACGGCCACCAAGCTTTTTGTGAATGTGGATTATAGAAAGATGTTTAGTGCTTTGGAGACCAATGAAGGAAGGCTCGATTGGCTGAACAGGATGCATGAAGAGATGTAG